CAGCAAGCTCGGCCTGGACCGGATCGTCGACGTCACCGGCGAGGGCGGGCCAGACGACGCGCGCTTCTGGTACGGGCCGACCACCTCGTTGAGCGACGTGCGAGCCCGAATCTCGCGGACGCTCGCCAACCCGGCGCTGTACAACGCCGGGGCCGCGCCGTGGCTGCTGTCGTATCATCACGATTCGGCGGCCGTGTTGCACGGGATGGACGGCGGCGAGCAGGTCGCAGCCTACCTCGACGCCTTCCTCTCGGGTCCGCCGTGGGTCCTGCGATACATCGACGAGCACGTCGACGAGCCGGTGACGCTACTCGAAGAACTGACCGCGTGGCTCTACGACCCGGCCTCGGTCGAGAATCCGGGCGACCTGCCGACCGCGCTGCACGACCTGGCTAGCGTCGTCACCGATCTGCCCGCGCTCGCGGTGCTGTTCGAGGGGCTGGCGACGGTTGATGACAACACTCATCTCGAGACGTTCAAGATCCACCTCCAGGGGCTGGCCTCGACGATGGGCGGCGGGCCGCCTTCGATGCCCGATGCGTCGACCGCGAAGGCGACTTTCGACGCCGACGCCTCCGCGGCGACCACGGATCTCGCGAGCGACGCCCACAGCGTCGCGACGACGATCGATCCAGTTGTGGAAAGCGAGGCCGATCGATCCGTCCGCCGGATCGTCCTCGAACGCCTCCGCCAGCCGATGACCGTCGCGGCCTCCTACGGCGTCTTCGGGAGCACCCCGCGCAGTCCCGACGGCGGCGCGCCCGAGGACGAGGCCGCACTGGTCGAACAGGCCCGGGCGCTGCTGGAACGACTCCGGGCGCGCCTGGAGGAGGCCGCGCCGCTGGACCCACGCGCGGCGACCGACGGTGGGACACAGCCGCCGGCCCAGCGCGTCGAGGCCCAGACCGACCGCTTGCAGGCGCTGTTCGGCGAGGACTTCACCGTGCTGCCGCCGTTCACGCCCTCGAACGGCCCCGAACTGGCGACGACGTTCACCGACGACGGGCTGATCCCCGACGGGCACGCGATGGCGGCGGAGACGCTGCTCCAGCGGAGTGCGACGTTCCGCGAGACGGTCGCTGACTTCCGGGAGGCCCGGACCTACGCCGAGGCCATCGCGGGGACGCTGACCGAACCGTTGACCGTCGGACAGGTCCCCTACGAACCCGGGGACACGTGGGTCGGGGTCGACGACGCCGATCCCGACGCGGGCAAGCTCTCGCTGGTCGCACAGTTCGGCCCCGATCTCACGCCCGGAGCCGTCGACCAGCCGATCACCGGACTGTTCCTCGACGAGTGGTCCGAAGCCATCCCGGCCGATAGCGAGACGTCCGGGGTCGCGCTCAACTACGATGACCCCGGGAATCGGCCGCCACAGTCGGTGCTGGTAGCGACGCCGCCCGACGACGGCTGGACGCTGGACGACCTGGCCGCGACGGTCGCGGAGACGGGCGAGTACATGAAACGCCGGGCGGTCGATCTGGGCGATCTCGACGACCCCTCGTATCTGTTCCCGGGGCTGTACTTCGCGCGCCAGCAGGATCCGACGCCGGAGACGCCGACGGTCGCCTTCGAGATGCTCGACTGGTACGACCGGCAACTGGAGTACACACTCTTGCGACCACAACTGCAGGTCGAACTCCAGGGGGTGTTCTTCGATGGCTGACCGGACCGTCTGGTCGCGACTCGAACCCCGGCCCCGACGAGACGAGATGCCCGACGCGCTTCGCGCGCCGATCCGCGACCCGCTGTGGATGCTCTCCCGGCAGTGGCAGGTCAGCGAGTTCCAGGGCGAGGACGCCGGCTCACCAGTGCGCGTCGACGTCGATATCGCCGAGGATCGACTGACGCGCGTCGATCTCGAGGGCGGCGGTCGCGGCGGCGAGGACGGACCAGCAGGCCCGTTCGACTACGACGGCGGCCCCCTGGAGGCGATCGTCGAACGCGAGCCGGTCATGACCGACGACGATGTCCTGACCGAGCCAGCCGACCAGCCGGGCGAGGGCCCGACGCTGCGCCGCCGCGCGGAAGCCGGCCAGCAGTTCCGGCGGACGCTGGCCGAGGCCGGCTACGGCGAGTTCGCACCCGCCGACTTCGACGACGACCTCGTTCTCGACGTGCCTGACCAGCCACTGGAGTCGAGTGACCGCAGATACGTCGAACTCGTCGGCGGCCGGACACTGGACGGCGCGAAGGTCGCGCGGGCGATCCGCTCGGCGGTCGGCAACATCGACGCCGTCGTCGCGGGCGAGGCGAGTTCGTGGTCCGGCGTCAGCGCCGGGGCGCTGCCCGTGCCGACCGGAGAGTCCCGGACCGGGGCGTTCGACGAGTGCGTCGAGGAGTTCTACGCGTGGTACGTCGACCTCTACGACGAGCCCACAGTCGAAACGGGGTCGGCGTGGGATCCGACCCGGCTCGAATATCGATTCTCGGTGACGACGGGCGCCGGAAACACCGAGACGGTGTTCGAAGCGCCGGAGTACAAGGGCGGCCACCTCGACTGGTACGCCTTCTCGACGCCCGAAGACGCCGAGAGTCTCGGGACGCCCGACGAGGGCGGGACGCCGGCCGAAGGCGCGCTCACCGAGGACGGCCAGCTCGACGTGCCGGATCTGACGGGCCTCGACACGTCTCAGGAGGTCGGGATCGGCGACCTCGCGAACATGCCGCTGAACCTCTCGACGATCAATCGGTCGAAGACGCTGCTGCCGACGCAAATCTCGTTCCCGGGGATGCCCGCCAATCGCTGGTGGGAACTGGAAGACGGCACCGTCGACATCTCTCAGGCGACTGACGAGGGCTCGAGTCTGGCCCGGATGCTCCTGGTCGAGTTCGCGGCCCAGTACGGCAACGACTGGTTCCGGATCGACCTCGATACGCCGGTCGGGACGCTCACGCGGCTGACCGATCTGACGATCACCGATTCGTTCGGCCTGACCGAGACGGCCGAGCCGGCGCGAGACGACGACTGGAACCTCTACATGCACGATCTTCCGGACCACGACGAGCCGGGACTGTTCGTGCCGCCGACGCTCGCGGATTCACGGACGAGCGAGCCGGTCGAGAAGGTCGTCTTCGCCCGCGACGAGACGGCGAACCTCGCGTTCGCGCTCGAACGGATCGTCGAGAGCCCGACCGGACAGGCCCTCGATCGGACGGAGTTCCAGGTTCCACGCCTGGAGATCGACCGTGTGTCCGCTGCCGAGGAACCGGACGAGGAGTACGTCGAACTCGCTAATTCGGGTGAAGACGAGCTCGTGATCGACGGCCACGAACTCCACACCGAGAGCGACGGCTCGCTGAGCGAGGTCCACAGCTTCGGCCAGCGGACGCTCGACGCTGGTGAGACGATCCGTGTATACACTGGCGTCGCGCCCGACGCAGACGACGTGAGTGCCGGGAAGGGAGCCTCGGCCTGGACCGACGCCGAGGCCGTCGTCGTCCAGGACGGCGACGGCAGTACCGTCGCCAAGCGACTGCTCGCCCGGCCCAGCGACGCGCTGGCGGACTACCGGCTGTCGACGGACGTGCCGGACTACTGGTTCCCGTTCACCCCTGAGCAGGGCTGGAACTTCAAACTCGAACGCGCACTCCTGCTCGACGCTTCGACGCTCGGGCTGGACATCGATGAGATCCCGCGCCCCCTCGGGGAGATCCTGCGGCCCGAGGACGAACTCCTGCCGCCCGGGGAGGACACCTACCTGATCCACGACGAGGAGATCACCCGCAGCGGTCGCGAGGTCACCCGGCACTATCAGCACGCCCGCTGGACCGACGGCGCGAGCCACCTCTGGAGTTCACGACAGAGCCGCGTCGGCGACACCCAGCTATCGAGCGGCCTGCGCTTCGACGTGCTGGACGAGCGGGAGTGACAGTCAGTTTCCACCGGGGAGCGGATAGACCAGACTGTACGCGTCTCCGAGTGACAGATCGGTCAGATCCTGCGTGAGTTTCGCCGTCTCGAACGACCCTGTCACCTCGACGGTGTTCGAAGAGACCGAGTGATCGACGCCGCTGACGTCGTGTGCTTCGACGTCGGTCAGCAACTGCTCGACGGCCTCCGTTTCGGGCTCGCCGTCGACGAGATAGACGAAGTCGAAGGTGGTCGTCTCGCCCTCGACCGTCATCGCCTGACCGAACCACGTCCCGGTCGTGAGGCTGCTCGTCTCGCTCTCGTCGTACCGGTAGTCGATGTAGAGCCGACCGTACGTCGCCGTCCCCAGCGCGTCGACGAGGCGTGCGAACGCGTCGCTCGTCTGCGTGGCTCCATCGGTCGCGCCGCTGTTGACGTCGATGAGCGTCTTCGCCCCCTCGACCGACTGGGTGAAAAGCATCGCCGAGGCGTCGACTGCGTAGGTGTACTCCTGCTCGTCGGCGACGACGAACTCGTACCCACTGTAGGAGTCGGCTCGGGACCACTCTTCGAGAGACGTGAACTCGTCCACGAAGGCCTCGGCGTCGAAGGAGCCGGTCAAGATCATCGTGCCGTTCGTGGTGATCAGGCCGTCGGTGTCGTTGGTCGACACACCGCCGACATCCGGACGATACTCCTCGATCAGCGAGTCGAGGTCGTAGGACAGCGCAGCCTCGTGATCACGCAACTGATCGTAGTGCTGGAAATTGGCGATCGTCGACTCGAAACCGTGGAGCGCCCCAGCCTCCGGGACCCACGTCGCGTAACCTGTCCGGCTCCCTCCTAAGTCAGACCCGCTCGACAGCAGTCCACACCCACTCAGCGCCGCCGCACCTGCGACGCCACCGGCGCGTAATACACCCCGTCTGGAAACCGCTCGATCCACCATACAGCCGGGGTATGGTTTGTGAGGGTTATACGTTCCTATCGACTTTCACTTTCTCGAGTCGGGTCGCGAGCGCCAGGAACGTTGCGAGGATCGTCAGCACCACTGCACACGCAGCCGCCAGGTCGTGGGCCGCCACCGAGTGATCGTAAGCGCGACCAGCCGCCGTCGTCACGACCGGTTCGGCGCGCAGCCAGGTGTGGTGCGGTCCGTCGAGGATGGGCCAGAAGTAGTCGACCACGTCGTTGAACCCGTACCACGCGACCGCGACGGCCACCGCCGGGACCGAGAAGCTGGCGTAGCGGTGGATCAGGAAGGCCTCGACGGCCATCGCGAGGTG
The Halapricum salinum genome window above contains:
- a CDS encoding lamin tail domain-containing protein, encoding MADRTVWSRLEPRPRRDEMPDALRAPIRDPLWMLSRQWQVSEFQGEDAGSPVRVDVDIAEDRLTRVDLEGGGRGGEDGPAGPFDYDGGPLEAIVEREPVMTDDDVLTEPADQPGEGPTLRRRAEAGQQFRRTLAEAGYGEFAPADFDDDLVLDVPDQPLESSDRRYVELVGGRTLDGAKVARAIRSAVGNIDAVVAGEASSWSGVSAGALPVPTGESRTGAFDECVEEFYAWYVDLYDEPTVETGSAWDPTRLEYRFSVTTGAGNTETVFEAPEYKGGHLDWYAFSTPEDAESLGTPDEGGTPAEGALTEDGQLDVPDLTGLDTSQEVGIGDLANMPLNLSTINRSKTLLPTQISFPGMPANRWWELEDGTVDISQATDEGSSLARMLLVEFAAQYGNDWFRIDLDTPVGTLTRLTDLTITDSFGLTETAEPARDDDWNLYMHDLPDHDEPGLFVPPTLADSRTSEPVEKVVFARDETANLAFALERIVESPTGQALDRTEFQVPRLEIDRVSAAEEPDEEYVELANSGEDELVIDGHELHTESDGSLSEVHSFGQRTLDAGETIRVYTGVAPDADDVSAGKGASAWTDAEAVVVQDGDGSTVAKRLLARPSDALADYRLSTDVPDYWFPFTPEQGWNFKLERALLLDASTLGLDIDEIPRPLGEILRPEDELLPPGEDTYLIHDEEITRSGREVTRHYQHARWTDGASHLWSSRQSRVGDTQLSSGLRFDVLDERE